One Urechidicola croceus genomic window, CTCAATAACTGTGTATTTGTCATTTTTTTCAATGACTAATAGTGGTTCGCCTGGAAAGAAACCATTACTAGCAATTGATGCAATTAAGTCAAGTAATGAAGCATCTAATAACATCCAATGTATGACATCCGATTCACTTGCACCATAAAGCTTTTTTGGTAATCTCGGGTTGTTCTTGTCAAACTCGAGTTTATCTATTTCGATTTCTTTTAATTCTTTATATTTCATTTAATCGATGTTCTTTTATATTACCGCCAACGGATTAGTGTATGTTTCAGTGCGTAAAAGTACGCGGCAGATTTTCCGCTAGGAAAATCTAACGATATAAAAGTGCGAAAACTTTGTGGATTGACCAAAAGTAAAGCATTGAATATAAACAGTGTTGCCTTTTAGTGCGCATTTGAGTGTTATTTTTCGATTCTGAGTGAAAATCCGCGGTTATGAGATTCAGCCGTGATTGAGTTTTATTCCGTTATAATTTTCCGCTCCAACTTTCAATTCCGCAAAGTTGAGTTTTTCACAGCAACATATAATTCCGTAAAATTGATTTTTCCGTTTCAACTTTTCATTCCGCAAAGACTGGCAAAAATTCCATCGCTTTGATTTTTTCCGTAGTAACTTTCAATTCCGCTGTAATTGCTCAAAATTTAATTGAATTTTTAATATTTATAATTCCGAAAATTTTGTTTTAAGCATTAAAGGCAACGGTCTCGGCTATGAGTAGTTGCGTGGTTTAACGGTTAACTTTGCAAGTACACACCAAACTGAAAATCCGCGAGGATTTTCAGAAGTAGGAGAGAACAAGCAATTACTTATAGCCATTGTTGGGCTTTCGTACTTTTTAGTTAATATCTTTTTTTAGTTTTTCTGGATTTTGTCTATTATCAAAAATTGTAATGATTTCAATTTCTTTTTTATCAAGGTTTATTCTATAATAAAATGTTGTTTGTTTTGTTACAACACATTTATATAAATTTCTAAATTCAGATGATTTTGGGCAACTTTCTGGTTGAATTGATATTTGCTCAATTTTTTCAGTCAGTTTATAAATAAATTTATCTCTAGTTTTTAAATTCCAATGTTCTAATAGATATTCAGAAAGTTTTAGAAGTTTTCTTTCGGCAAGTTCGGATAAGAATACTTTCATTAACTATGAAATTTTCTTTAAAAAAGATTCGTAGGAAACTCTTTTGCCATTATTAAGGTCTTCAATTCCTTTTTTTATTTCCTTTTGTTCAGACAAACTTAATTCGTTCCAAAAGTCTTTTTTCTCTTTTTTTACGAAATCAGATACACGCTGGATAAATTCAGAGTTTTCATTTTCCAATATGATTTTCAATAATTCCAGTTTTGTTGTTTGAATGTCCATTTTGTAATCTTTTAGACAAATTTACGAAAAAAATCTTTTATTTTCACATCAGTTTGGGTATGAAGCCCAACGGTCTCGGCTATGGATAGTTGCGTGGTTTGGTCACTAATTTAGTAAAAGTTCTTGGACCAGAGGAAAATCCGTAGGATTTTCCGAGTAGAACAGACCGAGCAATTATTTATAGCCATTGTTGGCAACAGTTTTTATTTAATTTGGTTCGATTAATTTTTTTACGTTTTCGTGGTTTGGCCATTCATCCGCTCTCATAGAAATCGCAGTTTGTTCAATCCAATGATTTTCGTTCATAATGTTGTCATTATACATTAATTCCGTAACATTCTTTTTAGTTGATAATTTCGCAAACGTAAAAGCCAAAACTTCTTTTGTGAGTTTCAGATACCTAAAATTTTCAGGTAGAATATCTAATGTACAAAACAACGAGTAATATAAATTATGTAAATCTTCGTAGGTCAAAGAATGTGGCAGTTTATTATTCAGATATTCATATAGTTTTTCAGCGCTATCAACTTCAGATTCCGATAAGGCTTGAAAGTCAAATTCAGATATGTTTTTTTCTATCATTCTCTTTTCCGCAATTCGTTCTCCTTTCCAGAAAAATCGTTTTCCAATTTTTCTCAAATGTTTAGCCCATTCAGGTGATGTGGTTAATTGCCCTTTTCTTTTATGACTCATTGCTCAAATTGTTGCCAACGGATTAGTGTATGTTTCAGTGCGTAAAAGTACGCGGCAGATTTTCCGCTAGGAAAATCTGATGTTATAAAAGTGCGAAAACTTTGTGGATTGACCAAAAGTAAAGCATTGAATATAAACAGTGTTGGGTTTTAGTACGTTTTTCATTGCTATTTTCTGAGTCTGAGTAAAATTCCGCCGTTATAAGATTCCGTTGTGAGTGAGTTTTATTCCGTTATAATTTTCCGCTCCAACTTTCAATTCCGCAAAGTTGAGTTTTTGCGTATCAACTTTTTACTCCGCAACGATTGGCAAAATCTCCGCCGTTATTTTTCTCCGTTGTTTTGATTTTTTCCGTTCCAACTTTCAATTCCGTAGTAATTGCTCAAATTTGTAGAGTAGGAGTGGGTTTAGTCAATATTTTATTCTGCGTAATTTTGTTTTAAGTATTAAACCCAACTAACGGTCTTGTATATGAAAAGTAGCGGATTTTGCTTACTAATTTTTCAGTTTTACAATGACCTCTAATTTATTAATTTTCTTTCGTTTAAGCGATTAAACCGCTATTTTTTATATACGTTGTTGTAGCACGTTTTTATTTGAATTTTGAATTTTCCCAAATATTCAATAGTTCATTTTTCTCTTTTTCCTTTTTGTAGGTTATGTTAACACTAAAATCGTAATTATTAATATATCTACTATATATATCTTGAAATTGAATTAGATTTCCGTTAATTTCACTTAGTTCTATATGAAAAACATTGAAGTCTAAATGATCAATTATTTTGATTGATGATGACGTATCAACTTTCATTTCCATATTCGTATATTCGTCATAGAGTAATTTTTTAAATTTTTTATGACTTTCTTTTAATTCATTTATATGTTCATTTTTGTAATACTGAGCAGTGGCAAAAAAGTAGTTTAACGTGTCTTTTTCTTTATGAAAACCAATAAGTTCATTATATTCGCTAAAATCTTTTTTTGTGCTATTATTTAAAATATTTTGATGAGTAATTTTCCAATTTTCAGGAACATTGATTGTCCATCCTAAATCTTTACATTGGTAGATCGTTTTCTTTATTTCTTTGTTTGAATCAATTTGTTTGCAAAATGTAAATGAGATTAAAATTCCGAAAAATATAATTATGTATTTAATTTTCATAATTTGTTTATCAATGTTTATGTGCTACAACGGTTTAGTGTATGTTTCAGTGCGCAAAAGTACGCGGCAGATTTTCCGCTAGGAAAATCTAACGATATAAAAGTGCAAAAACTTTTGAACTTGACCAAAAGTAAAGCATTGAATATAAACAGTGTTGTGCACAGTTTTTTTTAGAATCTAATTCCAAGACCTAATCTTAACGTATTTCTTTTTCCGTCATAAATTTCAAGGAATAAATCATCAATTTGTTTAGTCATACTTTTTGAATATCTTAGTTCAGCAAATATTTTTTTACTTATTGAATATTGTGTTCCAATTTCAAAAGATACACCAAAATTTTGAAATTGATATCCAGTTTCAAGATTATCATTATCTGCTAAGAAGTCTAGTTTTGGGCCAAATAAAATGTTCCATTTTTTTATCTTATATTTAAGATGAATAGGAATATCAATAAAATGATAATCATCTGTATAAGAAAAGAGTAATTCATATTCTAAATTCCATTTATCATTTAATTCTGTATCAGCAAACAGACTTCCATATAATTCTGTTCCAACATAACGAGTTTTTGTTCCATCTAATTCTTGACCAACAACATTGCTGAAATTTAATCCGCCTTTAAATCCAAAAAATGTTTTTTTTGTAGTTTGAGAAAATGATAAATATGTAGTAAATAGAAGAACAAAAAATAAGTTTAATTTCATAGTTTCATAATTTTTTTAGATAACGGCTAATTTATGTTTAAATTGTGTACAACGTGTTTGTATATGGTTTGTTGCGTGGTTAAGCAACTAAGTTAATAAATAAAAACCGAATAGAAAATCCGTGAGGATTTTCGTAAGTAGGCTAGAACTAGCAATAAATTATATACGGTGTTGTGGCTAGTTATTTTTATAATCTTTCGGTTTCTTGTTTAAAAACTTATTCTTTTTTTCGGATTCATTAAAGTCAAATAATGTGTAAAATCTCCGCTTTTTAGAATTTTCATAGCCAAGTAATAATTCTAATTCGCTAAACTCGGTTGGTGGTGCTTTTCCAACGTCAGTTCTGTTTTTTCCTTCAACTTCTTCGTATTTATTAAATTCTCCAGATAACTCCAAAGACTCGGAAGGTTTGATTGGTTTAAGTCGGTTGATTTTGTCAATTTTAAATTTTGAACCAGTTGGATTAAATTCAAGTTCAGGATAAAAAGCGGTCAAGTCTGAATTATTCGTAATTGTAACTTTAAATCTCCAAGTTAATTCAAATATCCTGATTGCATTATTCCCGTCAATATAACCTTCCGAGTTTACAACGTTCTTACTGCTCAAACCTCTTGGTGAACTTAAACCTCCTTTTGAAGTTATTTCAATAGTCAATTCAGGTCTTAAAATATATTTACTTCTGTAATATGGATAAATTCCAACTATAATCCCAATGACACCGATAATTATTCCAACTATTTCCATTAATTTTCGTTCAGTTTGCGTTTCGTTTTAATTAGCCACAACGGTTTAGTGTATGTTTCAGTGCGTAAAAGTACGCGGCAGATTTTCCGCTAGGAAAATCTGATGTTATAAAAGTGCGAAAACTTTGTGGATTGACCAAAAGTAAAGCATTGAATATAAACAGTGTTGGGTTTTAGTACGTTTTTCATTGCTATTTTCTGAGTCTGAGTAAAATTCCGCTGTTATAAGATTCCGTTGTGAGTGAGTTTTATTCCGTTAAAATTTTTCACTCCAACTTTCAATTCCGCAAAGTTGAGTTTTTGCGTATCAACTTTTTAATCCGCAACGATTGGCAAAATCTCCGCCGTTATTTTTCTCCGTTGTTTTGATTTTTTCCGTTCCAACTTTCAATTCCGCAGTAATTGCTCAAATTTGTAGAGTAGGAGTGGGTTCAGTCAATATTTTATTCTGCCTAATTTTGTTTTAAGTATTAAACCCAACGTGTTTGTGTATGTTTCAGTGCGTAAAAGTACGCGGCAGATTTTCCGCTAGGAAAATCTAACGATATAAAAATGCGAAAACTTTGTGGATTGACCAAAAGTAAGGCATTGAATATAAACAGTGTTGCCTTTTAGTGCGCATTTGAGTGTTATTTTTCGATTCTGAGTGAAAATCCGCCGTTATGAGATTCCGCCGTGAGTGAGTTTCATTCCGTTATAATTTTCCGTTCCAACTTTCAATTCCGCAAAGTTGAGTTTTTCACAGCAACTTATAATTCCGCAAAGTTGAGTTTTCCGTTTCAACTTTTTATTCCGCAAAGACTGGCAAAAATTCCATCGCTTTGATTTTTTCCGTAGTAACTTTCAATTCCGCTGTAATTGCTCAAAATTTAATTGAATTTTTAATATTTATAATTCCGAAAAATTTTGTTTTAAGCATTAAAGGCAACGTGTTTGTGTATGTTTCAGTGCGTAAAAGTACGCGGCAGATTTTCCGCTAGGAAAATCTGATGTTATAAAAGTGCGAAAACTTTGTGGATTGACCAAAAGTAAAGCATTGAATATAAACAGTGTTCTCTTTTAGTGCGTATTTTGAGTGGTTTTTCCGTTTCTGAGTGAAAATCCGCCGTTATGAGATTCCGCCGTGAGTGAGTTTCATTCCGTTAAAATTTTCCGCTCCAACTTTCAATTCCGCAAAGTTGAGTTTTTCATAGCAACATATAATTCCGTAAAATTGATTTTTCCGTTTCAACTTTTCATTCCGCAAAGACTGGCAAAAATTCCGTTGTTTAGTTTTTTTTCGTGACAACTTTCAATTCCGCTGTAATTGCTAAAAATCTGCCAAATTTGAGTGATTTTTTGTTATTTGTTATTCCGCTTAATTTTGTTTTTTAGCATTAAAGAGAACGGATTAGTGTATGTTTCAGTGCGTAAAAGTACGCGGCAGATTTTCCGCTAGGAAAATCTAACGATATAAAAGTGCGAAAACTTTTGAACTTGACCAAAAGTAAAGCATTGAATATAAACAGTGTTCTCTTTTAGTGCGTATTTTGAGTGTTTTTTCCGTTTCTGAGTGAAAATCCGCCGTTATGAGATTCCGCCGTGAGTGAGTTTCATTCCGTTAAAATTTTCCGCTCCAACTTTCAATTCCGCAAAGTTGAGTTTTTCACAGCAACTTATAATTCCGCAAAGTTGAATTTTCCGTTTCAACTTTTTACTCTGCAAAGACTGGCAAAAATTCCGTTGTTTAGTTTTTTTTCGTGACAACTTTCAATTCCGCTGTAATTGCTAAAAATCTACCTAATTTGAGTGATTTTTTGTTATTTGTTATTCCGCTTAATTTTGTTTTAAGCATTAAAGAGAACGGTTTTGTATATGATACGTTGCGTGTGTTAGCACGAAAGTTAGCAAATAAAAACCGAATAGAAAATCCGCGAGGATTTTCGTAAGTAGGCTTGTACTAGCAATGGATTATATACGTTGTTGCCAACAGTTTTTTATTCCGTTTCTATTAATTCAAATTTATTTTCCGATTCTAATTCTTTAATAAATTCAGTCATAATTTTGTCCCATTCCACAATCCTTGATTCTTTATTAAACTCAAAGTTTAAATTTCGTTCAGGATAATTTTCGTGAATTATTTCGTATTCCATTCCTTCCCAGCCTCTTTCTTCCCATTTCTTAATTTCCTCTTTTGTGTATTTGCGTTTAGAAGCATATACTTTTTCTTGGTCAAACTCTTGTAAATCAAAATAGTCAAATTGCTTATCAAAATTTTCTTTGCCCGATTTTATTACAAAATATCTAAAGCAAGAATGAGATGTTGTTATTCTGCTTGAGTAAGTTTTATTTCCGACAATTGAGTCTGGTTTGTATTCAAAATGCTCAACGTTCTCAATATTTAATTTCTCTTTGTTCTTTTTATAAAAACTGAAAAATGTTGAGTCGGTAAGTTTAATCGGTTTGAATTTCTGTAACGATTTATTATCGTATTCAGAGTTTTTAAATTTTTGAATAAATGTTGAATTTTCTTTTTTCCACAGCAAATATGCAGTTGAGGAAACTCCATAATTTATGCAGGTCAGTTTTGTGTATCCAATTTCTTTTATTCCGCTTGTTTTTAATTCAGCAATTTCAAGATTTAGAATAGAGTCGATTTTCATTTCGAACTTTTGTGAAAAAGCCTGAAATGATAATAGAAAT contains:
- a CDS encoding type II toxin-antitoxin system RelE/ParE family toxin; the encoded protein is MKVFLSELAERKLLKLSEYLLEHWNLKTRDKFIYKLTEKIEQISIQPESCPKSSEFRNLYKCVVTKQTTFYYRINLDKKEIEIITIFDNRQNPEKLKKDIN
- a CDS encoding outer membrane beta-barrel protein — its product is MKLNLFFVLLFTTYLSFSQTTKKTFFGFKGGLNFSNVVGQELDGTKTRYVGTELYGSLFADTELNDKWNLEYELLFSYTDDYHFIDIPIHLKYKIKKWNILFGPKLDFLADNDNLETGYQFQNFGVSFEIGTQYSISKKIFAELRYSKSMTKQIDDLFLEIYDGKRNTLRLGLGIRF